One Pleurocapsa sp. PCC 7327 DNA segment encodes these proteins:
- a CDS encoding glycosyltransferase family 2 protein, whose product MPAPLPQYSLVIPIYNEEENISELYRRVSAVMDRLNSPSELILINDGSRDKSLEMMRDLHQRDKRVCYLSLARNFGHQVAVTAGLNFARGRVVIVLDADLQDPPELIPDMIEMWRQGYQVVYAQRIKRHKESWFKRFTAYAFYRLLKSLADVNIPTDTGDFCLMDRQVVDLLNRMPERNRYIRGLRSWVGFRQTAVKFERDPRFAGEVKYTFRKSLSLAINSLVSFSRIPLRLASYLGLISAVFSILMACLILYWRLLEPNSPVTGFATIAIAVFFIGSVQLICIGILGEYIGRIYEEVKGRPLYTLAEVEGFDESFEKTSRSNS is encoded by the coding sequence ATGCCAGCACCCCTTCCCCAATACTCCCTAGTTATTCCCATTTATAACGAAGAAGAAAACATCTCCGAATTATACCGTCGAGTCAGTGCTGTCATGGATCGATTAAATAGTCCGAGCGAGTTAATTCTAATTAACGACGGCAGCCGGGACAAGTCGCTAGAAATGATGAGAGACCTGCATCAGCGAGATAAACGGGTGTGTTATCTGAGCTTGGCACGAAACTTCGGACATCAAGTGGCAGTAACTGCCGGTCTTAATTTTGCTAGAGGTCGGGTTGTTATCGTTCTCGATGCCGACCTACAAGATCCGCCAGAGTTGATTCCAGACATGATCGAAATGTGGCGGCAGGGATATCAAGTCGTTTACGCTCAACGGATAAAGCGCCATAAGGAAAGTTGGTTCAAGCGCTTTACCGCTTATGCCTTTTATCGTCTGCTGAAATCTCTCGCCGATGTTAACATTCCAACCGATACGGGAGATTTTTGTCTGATGGATCGGCAGGTGGTAGATTTGCTCAACAGAATGCCAGAACGCAATCGCTATATTCGGGGACTCCGGTCTTGGGTTGGTTTTCGACAAACGGCAGTGAAGTTTGAGCGCGATCCTCGATTTGCTGGAGAGGTCAAGTATACTTTTCGCAAATCCCTGTCATTAGCGATTAACAGTCTCGTTTCGTTTTCGAGAATTCCTTTGCGCCTAGCAAGTTATTTAGGACTAATCTCGGCTGTTTTTTCTATTTTGATGGCATGCTTGATTCTCTATTGGCGCTTGCTCGAACCGAATTCTCCCGTAACTGGATTTGCCACGATCGCGATCGCCGTCTTTTTTATCGGTTCGGTTCAGCTTATTTGTATCGGTATTTTAGGCGAATATATCGGACGCATCTATGAAGAGGTCAAAGGCAGACCGCTCTATACTTTAGCGGAAGTCGAGGGATTTGACGAGTCGTTCGAGAAAACAAGCAGGTCGAATTCCTAA
- a CDS encoding FMN-dependent NADH-azoreductase, whose product MAHLLHIDSSPRGDRSHSRRMTREFVEQWKQAHPNDTVTYRDIARNPVPHVDEPWIAAAYTPPEQRTPQLQEAIRISDRLVDEFLAADLYVIGVPMYNFSIPSTLKAYIDQIVRIGRTFAFEPEDSENPYKPLVLGKKMFIIAARGGSGFGVGGQYETMNYQTPYLATIFGFIGITDITLIEVENDEYGGQKLADAIASARAKIAQLVKR is encoded by the coding sequence ATGGCACATCTATTGCACATTGATTCTAGTCCGCGCGGCGATCGCTCGCACTCTCGCCGCATGACCAGAGAGTTTGTCGAGCAATGGAAGCAAGCCCATCCAAACGATACTGTCACCTATCGGGATATTGCTCGCAATCCCGTTCCTCATGTCGATGAACCCTGGATCGCAGCAGCCTATACACCACCAGAACAACGAACTCCTCAACTCCAGGAAGCAATTCGCATCAGCGATCGCCTAGTGGACGAATTCTTAGCTGCCGATCTCTACGTCATTGGCGTTCCTATGTACAATTTCAGCATTCCCAGTACATTAAAGGCTTATATCGACCAAATTGTCCGGATTGGGCGGACATTTGCCTTTGAACCAGAGGATTCTGAAAACCCCTACAAACCGCTCGTACTGGGTAAGAAAATGTTTATCATCGCAGCAAGAGGTGGTTCTGGTTTTGGTGTAGGTGGACAATACGAGACCATGAATTATCAAACTCCTTATTTGGCAACAATTTTTGGTTTCATAGGCATTACAGACATTACATTGATTGAGGTTGAAAACGACGAGTACGGCGGACAGAAGTTAGCAGATGCGATCGCGTCTGCTCGTGCCAAAATCGCTCAACTGGTAAAAAGGTAA
- a CDS encoding lipopolysaccharide assembly protein LapB has product MMGNVQSDRNQIKTAFGQFFSQMMLSLAVACLASGLDAIAPLAAQVERPLPSSQQQKEQLSELLRLGREYVDAGDYANAIAIYERAAYLDRQNPKIFSGIGYLQARQGNFTAAAKAYQQALSLDPNNPELYYALGYSLANAGDYPNAAVAYYYAAKLSPRDVKNFIGLGVVFLRQGDYARATEAYQRVIALDPNNQQAYEIMGAALVRQNKTEEAIQFLQSSLQRFSNSSELRLQLATATLAKGDTETSLNLLQEAERLDPSNMAVQMRIGNILEKQQDLNGALRAYQRVASLEPKSIEARMAIGRVMLAQQDYLGAVVTYKDAIELDPQNADAYYNLGVALKARGRNAEAKEALNSAKQIYQSQGNSEGVAKVEKLLQEF; this is encoded by the coding sequence ATGATGGGGAACGTTCAAAGCGATCGCAACCAGATCAAAACGGCATTCGGGCAATTTTTCTCTCAAATGATGCTGTCCCTGGCAGTTGCTTGTTTAGCAAGTGGATTGGACGCGATCGCTCCCTTAGCGGCACAAGTCGAACGTCCTTTACCATCGAGCCAGCAACAAAAAGAACAGCTTTCGGAGCTACTGCGTTTGGGACGCGAATATGTCGATGCAGGAGATTATGCTAACGCGATCGCGATTTACGAACGAGCAGCCTATCTCGACAGACAAAATCCCAAGATTTTTTCTGGAATTGGCTATTTGCAGGCTCGTCAGGGAAATTTTACCGCCGCAGCTAAAGCCTATCAACAAGCCCTATCCCTCGATCCGAATAACCCAGAGTTATACTACGCTTTAGGCTATAGCCTTGCCAATGCCGGAGATTATCCCAATGCGGCAGTTGCCTACTACTATGCGGCAAAGCTCAGTCCCAGAGACGTGAAAAACTTTATCGGATTAGGCGTAGTATTTTTACGTCAGGGAGATTACGCGCGAGCAACTGAAGCCTATCAACGGGTAATTGCCCTCGACCCGAACAATCAGCAAGCTTATGAAATCATGGGCGCTGCATTAGTACGGCAGAACAAAACTGAAGAAGCGATTCAATTTCTACAAAGCTCGCTACAGCGATTTTCCAATAGCAGCGAGTTGCGACTACAATTGGCAACCGCAACCTTAGCTAAGGGAGATACGGAAACCAGCTTAAATCTTTTGCAGGAAGCAGAACGGCTAGATCCCAGCAATATGGCGGTGCAAATGAGAATTGGCAACATTCTAGAAAAACAGCAAGATCTCAATGGCGCTCTAAGAGCCTATCAACGAGTTGCCTCTCTAGAACCCAAATCGATAGAAGCGCGGATGGCAATCGGTCGCGTTATGCTGGCACAACAGGATTATCTAGGTGCGGTAGTGACATATAAGGATGCGATCGAACTCGACCCACAAAATGCCGATGCCTATTACAATCTCGGAGTAGCCTTAAAAGCCAGAGGGCGAAACGCAGAGGCTAAGGAAGCCCTCAATAGTGCCAAACAAATTTACCAGAGTCAGGGCAATAGTGAAGGCGTAGCAAAAGTAGAAAAATTATTGCAGGAGTTTTAG
- a CDS encoding helix-turn-helix domain-containing protein: MKPSANDQIETTCLPILSSRNQGWENILVEQYQHQSGQGRTHYSDEHAICLSLASRPVRFLQIKEGKTHASLYGKGDISITPAKMAFFARWEGEDRYLQIRIASGFVQSVARETIDINPDRLELIPEFRTRDPHIESIGMLLLSELQQENLGGRLYIESLANVLAVHLLRQYSAPKPLLAIYEGGLSQRQVLQVLDYLNEHLNQDIKLADLAQLLGMSQFHFSHLFKQSLGIAPYQYLLQQRIERAKQLLKQTERSIMEIALECGFNSHSHLSKQFRQLTGMTPKAYRAN; this comes from the coding sequence ATGAAACCTTCAGCCAACGACCAAATTGAAACGACCTGCTTGCCCATTTTGTCGAGTCGAAACCAGGGTTGGGAGAATATTTTAGTCGAGCAATATCAACACCAATCGGGCCAGGGGAGAACTCATTACAGCGACGAACACGCGATTTGCCTGTCGCTTGCATCCCGTCCAGTTCGCTTTCTACAAATTAAGGAAGGCAAAACTCATGCGAGTTTGTACGGCAAGGGTGACATTTCCATCACTCCTGCAAAGATGGCGTTTTTTGCCCGTTGGGAGGGAGAGGATCGCTACTTGCAGATTCGCATTGCATCTGGTTTTGTTCAAAGTGTCGCTAGAGAAACCATTGACATCAATCCCGATCGCCTGGAATTAATTCCTGAATTTCGGACTCGCGATCCACACATTGAGTCGATTGGTATGTTGTTGCTCTCGGAACTCCAACAGGAAAATTTAGGCGGAAGGCTCTACATTGAATCGCTGGCAAATGTCTTAGCGGTGCATTTGCTCAGACAATACTCTGCTCCCAAACCTCTCCTTGCCATTTACGAAGGGGGTTTATCCCAGCGTCAAGTTTTACAAGTCTTGGATTACCTCAACGAACATCTCAATCAAGATATTAAGCTTGCAGATTTAGCTCAATTGCTAGGCATGAGTCAATTTCATTTCAGCCATTTGTTTAAGCAGTCGCTCGGAATAGCTCCCTATCAATACTTGCTCCAGCAACGGATCGAACGGGCAAAACAGTTGTTGAAACAAACCGAGCGCTCAATTATGGAAATTGCCCTAGAGTGTGGGTTCAACAGCCACAGTCATCTGAGTAAACAGTTTCGGCAGCTTACAGGCATGACGCCGAAAGCCTACAGAGCAAATTAA